One Longimicrobiales bacterium DNA segment encodes these proteins:
- a CDS encoding LysM peptidoglycan-binding domain-containing protein, translating to MEAELGLFDRKEKPKADFSNVQSGSSTQPDTPARPAAGAVSSYTVKSGDTLSAIAEREYGDAGQWRRIFEANRDTIDNPDLIHPGQELKIPSRERGAT from the coding sequence ATGGAGGCCGAATTGGGACTCTTCGATCGTAAAGAGAAGCCGAAGGCAGACTTCTCGAACGTACAGAGCGGCTCGTCGACACAGCCGGACACCCCGGCGCGGCCGGCGGCGGGCGCAGTCAGCAGCTACACGGTCAAGTCGGGTGACACACTGTCAGCCATCGCGGAGCGGGAATACGGCGATGCGGGCCAGTGGCGGCGCATCTTCGAGGCGAACCGCGACACCATCGACAACCCGGACCTGATCCATCCCGGTCAGGAGCTGAAGATTCCGTCCCGCGAGCGGGGTGCAACATGA
- the trkA gene encoding Trk system potassium transporter TrkA — protein sequence MRILILGAGDVGMHLAQQLALENHDVVLIEQDRERARMAQDFLDALVVEGNGASLTTLEQAGITKTDLLLAVTSHDEVNIMACLSAAQYDVPKRIARVSKPDYYDHTGILPPERLGVDLMINPERECALESYQLLQSAAAAEFAQFENGLVQLIGVRVKPGAPVAGKRLLEIGRGMKDVRALVVAIARDGETIIPSGGTRIEEGDQVFILGEPKHMPDVLPLAGYERFDLRRVIIAGGSREAWFLAHMLEEHKIGCTLIERDRNRAFELSEDLRKTLVLHGDATDLELLEMEAIGDADGFVAYTGSDETNLLSCLLAKNLGTHRVISLIKRFNYIPLVSRVGVDAAVSPRMAAVNAILTHVRRGSVLAVATLKGTRAEGIEFNVSARFPYIDMPLSAVKLPKGSLIGAIVRGDRAIIPGGDDEIRPGDRVVVFVVPEALRKVEDLFA from the coding sequence ATGAGGATTCTGATCCTCGGTGCTGGTGATGTAGGAATGCACCTCGCGCAGCAGCTCGCGCTCGAGAACCATGACGTGGTGCTGATCGAGCAGGACCGCGAGCGAGCGCGCATGGCGCAGGACTTCCTCGACGCGCTGGTGGTGGAGGGGAACGGCGCGAGCCTGACGACGCTGGAGCAGGCGGGCATCACGAAGACCGACCTGCTGCTTGCGGTGACGAGCCATGACGAGGTCAACATCATGGCCTGCCTGTCCGCCGCGCAGTACGATGTGCCGAAACGCATCGCGCGCGTCTCCAAGCCGGACTACTACGACCATACCGGGATCCTGCCGCCGGAGCGGCTCGGGGTGGACCTGATGATCAATCCGGAGCGCGAGTGCGCGCTGGAGAGCTATCAGCTCCTGCAGAGCGCCGCCGCGGCGGAGTTCGCACAGTTCGAGAACGGACTGGTGCAGCTGATCGGCGTGCGCGTGAAGCCGGGCGCGCCGGTCGCGGGCAAGCGGCTGCTCGAGATCGGACGGGGCATGAAGGACGTCCGCGCGCTGGTCGTGGCGATCGCACGGGATGGCGAGACGATCATTCCGTCGGGCGGTACGCGCATCGAGGAGGGCGACCAGGTTTTCATCCTGGGCGAGCCGAAGCACATGCCGGACGTGCTGCCGCTCGCGGGCTACGAGCGCTTCGACCTGCGTCGCGTGATCATCGCCGGCGGCAGTCGCGAGGCGTGGTTCCTCGCGCACATGCTGGAAGAGCACAAGATCGGCTGCACGCTGATCGAGCGCGACCGCAACCGCGCATTCGAGCTGTCGGAGGATCTGCGCAAGACGCTCGTGCTGCACGGCGACGCGACCGACCTCGAGCTGCTGGAGATGGAGGCGATCGGCGATGCCGACGGCTTCGTCGCATACACCGGCAGCGATGAGACCAATCTGCTGTCGTGTCTGCTCGCGAAGAACCTCGGCACCCATCGCGTGATCTCGCTGATCAAGCGCTTCAACTACATTCCGCTCGTGTCCCGTGTCGGTGTCGATGCCGCCGTATCCCCGCGCATGGCGGCGGTCAACGCGATCCTGACGCACGTGCGTCGCGGGTCCGTGCTCGCAGTCGCCACGCTCAAAGGCACACGCGCGGAGGGTATCGAGTTCAACGTCTCTGCCCGCTTCCCTTACATCGACATGCCGCTGTCGGCAGTCAAGCTCCCGAAGGGGAGCCTGATCGGGGCGATCGTGCGCGGCGACCGCGCCATCATCCCGGGCGGCGACGACGAGATCCGGCCTGGCGACCGCGTCGTGGTGTTCGTCGTGCCGGAGGCGCTCCGCAAGGTGGAGGACCTGTTTGCCTAG
- a CDS encoding TrkH family potassium uptake protein translates to MPRGVRVLGLGDVTHLVGTVLLGVAGALGVTAIAGFAFGEGSGLPLLISCFVAGGAGWTARHFTRVPDAINFQEAFATVTFSWLAVAIVGALPYLLSGAIASPTAALFESVSGFTTTGASVFSDVEVIEPGILLWRSVTQWLGGMGFIVLGVAILPYLGVGGMQLFRLEAPGPTTDRLRPRIRETAKLLWMVYAAMTAALVALYAVSGMPLLDAVNHAFTTMPTGGFSTRNGSMGAFPAATQWIAIVFMFLAGTSFTLHYRTIARGPRAYWRDTEWRLYTGITVTATLAVAFLIGGNGEPLEQVLREATFQVVSIVTTTGYATADYAVWAPAAQIALFLLFFLGGMAGSTAGGMKMIRVLLVLKHAWLEIRKQLHPRAVFVPKVGGRIVREEVMLNVLGFVLLYMLLFGLGTFGMALLGLSLPAAAGAAATAVSNVGPALAELGPTENFGGLPWQGQIIMIFLMIVGRLEIYTVLLLFHPGLWRR, encoded by the coding sequence TTGCCTAGAGGCGTACGGGTCCTCGGGCTCGGGGATGTCACGCACCTGGTCGGCACCGTGCTGCTTGGCGTCGCCGGTGCACTCGGTGTCACCGCGATCGCCGGCTTCGCGTTCGGCGAGGGCTCAGGCCTGCCCCTCCTGATCTCGTGTTTCGTCGCGGGCGGCGCCGGCTGGACGGCGCGGCATTTCACGCGTGTACCGGATGCCATCAACTTCCAGGAGGCGTTCGCAACGGTCACGTTCTCGTGGCTGGCCGTAGCCATCGTCGGCGCGCTGCCCTACCTGCTGTCCGGTGCCATTGCCTCTCCGACCGCCGCGCTGTTCGAGTCGGTATCGGGGTTCACAACGACCGGCGCGTCAGTGTTCTCCGACGTCGAAGTGATCGAGCCCGGCATCCTCCTCTGGCGCAGCGTGACGCAGTGGCTCGGCGGGATGGGGTTCATCGTGCTGGGTGTCGCGATCCTGCCCTACCTCGGTGTTGGCGGCATGCAGCTGTTCCGGCTCGAGGCGCCCGGCCCCACGACCGACCGGCTGCGGCCCCGCATCCGCGAAACCGCGAAGCTGCTGTGGATGGTCTATGCCGCGATGACCGCCGCTCTCGTGGCGCTGTACGCCGTGAGCGGGATGCCGCTCCTCGATGCGGTGAACCACGCGTTCACCACGATGCCGACGGGCGGGTTCTCGACGCGGAACGGTTCCATGGGCGCATTCCCGGCCGCCACCCAGTGGATCGCCATCGTGTTCATGTTCCTCGCCGGGACCAGCTTCACGCTGCATTACCGCACGATTGCTCGCGGTCCGAGGGCGTACTGGCGCGACACGGAGTGGCGGCTCTACACCGGCATCACCGTCACCGCGACCCTCGCGGTCGCATTCCTGATAGGCGGCAATGGTGAGCCGCTCGAGCAGGTCCTCCGCGAGGCGACGTTCCAGGTGGTATCGATCGTTACCACAACGGGGTATGCGACCGCGGACTACGCGGTCTGGGCACCCGCCGCGCAGATCGCACTGTTCCTGCTGTTCTTCCTGGGCGGCATGGCCGGGTCGACGGCCGGGGGCATGAAGATGATCCGCGTGCTGCTGGTGCTGAAGCACGCGTGGCTGGAGATCCGCAAGCAGCTGCACCCGCGCGCGGTGTTCGTGCCGAAGGTGGGCGGCCGCATCGTTCGCGAGGAGGTCATGCTGAACGTGCTCGGCTTCGTGCTGCTCTACATGCTGCTTTTCGGGCTGGGCACGTTCGGGATGGCCCTGCTCGGGCTGTCACTGCCGGCCGCCGCCGGTGCGGCAGCGACCGCCGTCAGCAACGTGGGACCGGCGCTCGCCGAGCTCGGTCCGACGGAGAACTTCGGCGGGCTGCCGTGGCAGGGCCAGATCATCATGATATTCCTCATGATCGTCGGCCGCCTCGAGATCTACACGGTCCTGCTCCTGTTCCACCCCGGGCTGTGGCGGCGCTGA
- a CDS encoding Smr/MutS family protein: MASRIETVNMKAGMPTADEAKQRLEAELQRARNARVAVLKLVHGYGSTGKGGRLRTSLRAELDALHAAGRIGSIVTGESFSIFDAASRGLLDRYPDLRSDSDLERGNPGVTLVELSGRRRNSQGP, encoded by the coding sequence ATGGCGAGCCGTATCGAGACGGTGAACATGAAGGCGGGGATGCCCACGGCAGACGAGGCGAAGCAGCGGCTCGAAGCGGAGCTGCAGCGAGCCCGCAACGCGCGGGTCGCGGTGCTGAAGCTGGTGCACGGCTACGGCTCGACCGGGAAGGGCGGCCGCCTGCGCACGTCGCTGCGCGCGGAGCTGGACGCGCTGCATGCGGCGGGCAGGATCGGCAGCATCGTGACGGGCGAATCGTTCAGCATATTCGACGCGGCGAGTCGAGGCCTGCTGGACCGCTACCCCGATCTGCGTAGTGACTCCGACCTGGAGCGGGGCAATCCGGGCGTCACGCTGGTGGAGCTGTCCGGCCGCCGGCGCAATTCGCAGGGGCCGTGA
- a CDS encoding amidohydrolase: MKTIYTAILATVLAAPLAAQTPSPNAATDAAVAQHTPRITELRHRIHANPELGNRETETAALIADHLRGLGLEVRTGIAHTGVIGILRGGRPGPVVAVRADIDALPVTEATGLPFASTKRVMYNGQEVGVMHACGHDIHTAVGLGTASVLAGMKQDLAGTVVFIFQPAEEGAPAGEQGGARLMLQEGAFRDPAPEVAFALHSHPSLDVGQLGVTPGPAMAASDRWTARIMGRQAHGAQPQESIDPVVMAAQAVMALQTIRSRNMSALDDGVVTVGIIRGGERNNIIPGEVYLEGTVRTFDPAVQDMIERRMREILDGVTRAGGGSFEMTYNRGYPVTVNDPDLTARMTPTLARTVGAENMLVLPPTTGAEDFSYFAQEVPGLYFRLGTTKPGTTSGGLHTPTMTADDSAIPVGMRAMTSLVLDYLGRADR; this comes from the coding sequence ATGAAGACGATATACACCGCCATCCTCGCGACAGTGCTCGCCGCTCCGCTGGCCGCACAGACCCCGTCGCCCAACGCGGCGACAGACGCGGCCGTCGCACAACACACGCCGCGGATCACGGAGCTCCGTCATCGCATCCACGCGAACCCGGAGCTCGGCAACCGTGAGACAGAGACCGCAGCGCTCATCGCGGACCACCTGCGCGGGCTCGGCCTCGAGGTGCGCACCGGCATCGCGCACACGGGCGTCATCGGCATCCTGCGCGGCGGCCGGCCAGGCCCGGTCGTCGCCGTGCGCGCCGACATCGATGCGCTTCCCGTCACCGAGGCGACCGGCCTGCCCTTCGCGTCCACGAAGCGCGTCATGTACAACGGCCAGGAAGTCGGCGTCATGCATGCATGCGGCCACGACATCCACACCGCCGTCGGCCTCGGCACCGCCAGCGTCCTCGCCGGCATGAAGCAGGACCTCGCTGGCACCGTCGTCTTCATATTCCAGCCCGCCGAGGAGGGCGCACCTGCGGGCGAGCAGGGTGGCGCTCGACTGATGCTCCAGGAAGGCGCGTTCCGCGATCCGGCGCCGGAGGTCGCGTTCGCCCTGCATTCACACCCGTCCCTCGACGTCGGACAGCTCGGCGTGACGCCCGGCCCCGCCATGGCCGCTTCCGACCGCTGGACCGCCCGCATCATGGGCCGGCAGGCACACGGCGCGCAGCCGCAGGAGTCCATCGATCCCGTGGTCATGGCGGCGCAGGCGGTAATGGCGCTCCAGACCATCCGCTCGCGCAACATGTCCGCGCTCGATGACGGCGTCGTCACCGTCGGTATCATCCGCGGCGGCGAGCGCAACAACATCATTCCAGGCGAGGTGTATCTGGAAGGCACGGTGCGCACGTTCGATCCGGCGGTCCAGGACATGATCGAGCGCCGCATGCGTGAGATCCTCGACGGCGTCACGAGGGCCGGCGGCGGCTCGTTCGAGATGACGTACAACCGCGGCTATCCGGTTACCGTGAACGACCCCGATCTCACCGCGCGGATGACGCCGACACTTGCGCGTACGGTGGGTGCGGAGAACATGCTGGTACTGCCTCCCACCACGGGCGCCGAGGACTTCAGCTACTTCGCGCAGGAGGTGCCCGGTCTGTACTTCCGGCTCGGCACCACGAAGCCCGGCACGACGTCCGGCGGGCTGCACACGCCGACCATGACCGCCGACGACTCGGCGATCCCCGTCGGCATGCGGGCCATGACATCGCTCGTGCTGGATTACCTGGGCAGGGCGGATCGTTGA
- a CDS encoding cytochrome c3 family protein, protein MTNRLAFSALLPITALAVFCAIPCQPLVAQEAFPHSAHARLFPLCAGCHAAALDPGASMYPELPSCLNCHDGGQLATVQWTAPLAEHRSSFDHVAHVRAAREAGTPLDCVDCHVRPGADRMSVGALNVGTACAGCHRTHVADSECSLCHQPAAADHPRSVHAGCDACHEEVRIDALPKTRSFCLVCHTELRAHFAGRTCVECHLM, encoded by the coding sequence ATGACGAACCGACTCGCGTTCTCAGCCCTGCTGCCGATCACGGCGCTGGCGGTGTTCTGCGCCATTCCGTGCCAGCCGCTCGTGGCGCAGGAGGCCTTTCCCCATTCCGCCCACGCGCGCCTCTTCCCTCTCTGTGCCGGCTGCCACGCGGCCGCTCTCGATCCCGGCGCGTCGATGTATCCGGAGCTGCCATCATGCCTGAACTGTCATGACGGCGGGCAGCTGGCGACCGTACAGTGGACAGCGCCGCTGGCGGAGCATCGTTCATCGTTCGATCACGTGGCGCACGTGCGGGCCGCACGCGAGGCCGGGACGCCGCTCGACTGTGTCGACTGCCACGTCAGGCCGGGCGCGGATCGGATGTCGGTCGGTGCGTTGAACGTCGGCACCGCCTGCGCCGGCTGTCACCGGACGCATGTCGCCGACAGCGAGTGCAGCCTGTGCCACCAGCCCGCCGCCGCCGATCATCCGCGCAGTGTGCATGCCGGGTGCGACGCATGTCACGAGGAAGTGCGCATCGACGCGCTGCCGAAGACGCGCAGCTTCTGTCTGGTATGCCACACCGAATTGCGGGCGCACTTCGCCGGACGCACGTGCGTGGAGTGTCATCTCATGTGA
- a CDS encoding right-handed parallel beta-helix repeat-containing protein: MIRTLVTATCLLAAGCATLPRTEVRDGPQLERALVEAAPNTTILLRAGEYLLEPAAYMDSTCGNCQDADEDVPATLGARVSGTGIRIVGAHRDSVIIRTNAGYGLLFEDCIDCALRNVTVTGGVRDDDGRATDAAIVVRRSTLSLGACSIRDNIGDSTVVAATIVGIAGIAVREAGDVTISGCDITRNSWDGIALYRGARAHIHDNVIDGVDKAAGGRVGGGRGVGIGLTWDAQAVVERNRVTRYWKGIGIFVEADADVRENIVEDILTWGIALWGPDGSTPSARIERNIVYRTGACGAMIDRPDAGTAPGMLTGNLVMKTGQNERYDSGDPYCWQRPVARHHIPAGFIERDNVLFDNRQPTDAGAAPPPLAEAAALPASARALLRDLASHPALAGAIVFGAVDRR; encoded by the coding sequence ATGATACGCACGCTCGTAACCGCGACATGTCTTCTGGCGGCCGGCTGTGCGACACTGCCGCGCACGGAAGTCCGTGATGGACCGCAGCTCGAGCGTGCGCTCGTGGAGGCCGCGCCCAATACGACAATCTTGCTGCGCGCGGGTGAATACCTGCTCGAGCCGGCCGCATACATGGACTCGACGTGCGGCAACTGCCAGGACGCGGACGAGGACGTACCGGCCACGCTCGGCGCACGCGTCAGCGGGACCGGCATTCGGATCGTTGGCGCGCATCGCGACAGCGTCATCATCCGCACGAACGCCGGTTACGGCCTGCTGTTCGAAGACTGCATCGATTGCGCGCTCCGGAACGTCACCGTGACCGGGGGCGTACGCGATGACGACGGCCGCGCGACCGATGCCGCGATTGTTGTGCGACGCTCCACGCTGTCGCTCGGAGCCTGCTCGATCCGCGACAACATCGGCGACTCCACGGTGGTCGCGGCGACGATCGTCGGTATAGCAGGCATCGCCGTGCGCGAGGCGGGCGATGTCACGATCAGCGGCTGTGACATCACACGCAACTCGTGGGACGGCATCGCGCTCTACCGCGGCGCGCGCGCACACATCCACGACAATGTGATCGATGGCGTGGACAAGGCGGCGGGCGGGCGCGTCGGTGGCGGCCGTGGTGTCGGCATCGGACTGACGTGGGATGCGCAGGCCGTCGTCGAACGCAATCGCGTCACGCGCTACTGGAAGGGCATCGGCATCTTCGTGGAGGCTGATGCGGACGTGCGCGAGAACATCGTCGAGGACATCCTGACGTGGGGCATCGCGCTCTGGGGACCCGACGGCTCGACGCCGTCCGCGCGCATCGAGCGCAACATCGTGTATCGCACGGGTGCGTGCGGCGCGATGATCGACCGGCCGGATGCGGGCACTGCGCCCGGTATGCTGACGGGCAATCTCGTCATGAAGACCGGACAGAACGAGCGCTACGATTCGGGCGATCCGTACTGCTGGCAGCGTCCTGTCGCGCGCCATCACATCCCGGCCGGCTTCATCGAACGCGACAACGTGCTGTTCGACAACCGCCAGCCGACCGATGCCGGTGCAGCACCGCCCCCTCTCGCGGAGGCAGCTGCACTCCCGGCGTCCGCACGCGCCCTGCTGCGAGACCTGGCCTCTCACCCCGCGCTGGCGGGCGCGATCGTGTTCGGTGCGGTCGATCGGCGGTGA
- a CDS encoding DUF3365 domain-containing protein — MRSLQYVLAATLVLSAGCDSSERAETAASEPVNAAEVASVGGTAARQLRQTLVQRLTAAIDSGGTASAIDVCALEAGNLTDSISGALGAGIAMKRTSTRVRNPRNAPDSLEQAALAYFQSVADSAGDLPASWVQNAGAAGHRYYEPLRVVQLCVQCHGPVDSIAPDVRAVIAERYPEDRATGYTPGDFRGLIRVSVPASENR; from the coding sequence ATGCGATCTCTCCAATACGTGCTGGCTGCGACCCTGGTCCTGAGCGCCGGCTGCGATAGTTCCGAACGTGCAGAGACGGCGGCGAGCGAGCCAGTGAATGCAGCGGAGGTCGCGAGTGTCGGCGGGACGGCGGCGCGGCAGCTGCGCCAGACGCTGGTGCAGCGACTGACGGCGGCGATCGACAGCGGCGGCACGGCGAGCGCCATCGATGTATGTGCACTGGAGGCGGGCAATCTGACCGATTCGATCAGCGGCGCGCTCGGCGCGGGCATCGCCATGAAACGCACCTCGACGCGCGTACGCAATCCGCGCAATGCGCCCGATTCACTGGAGCAGGCCGCGCTCGCGTATTTCCAGAGCGTCGCCGACTCGGCAGGAGACCTGCCGGCGAGCTGGGTGCAGAACGCGGGCGCCGCGGGGCACCGCTACTACGAGCCGCTGCGTGTCGTGCAGCTGTGCGTGCAGTGCCACGGCCCGGTGGACTCGATTGCGCCGGATGTGCGTGCCGTGATCGCGGAGCGCTACCCCGAGGACCGTGCGACCGGCTATACGCCGGGCGATTTCCGCGGGCTGATCCGCGTGAGCGTACCGGCGAGCGAAAACAGGTAG
- a CDS encoding class I SAM-dependent methyltransferase produces MTDGFWEQPDVVDMFAARDPDHRLVRLVTEYGHPDRVRVLDLGCAGGRNTVFLAKHGFDVHAIDTSAAMVTRTRERVATVLGWSEAVNRVRVGAMDDLARFDDASFDLVVALGVYHNARTMQEWDAAIAGTARVLEPAGRLLLNQFTPDVDLTGAGVHPVDGQPGVYDGMPDGRAVLMDADDLDRAIARHGLLPVVPSETVRVETEDGRRVSVNALYLRQPYSNRR; encoded by the coding sequence GTGACAGACGGCTTCTGGGAACAGCCGGACGTAGTCGACATGTTCGCCGCACGCGATCCCGATCACCGGCTCGTGCGGCTGGTCACGGAGTACGGCCACCCCGACCGCGTCCGCGTGCTCGATCTCGGCTGCGCCGGCGGGCGCAACACCGTCTTTCTGGCGAAGCATGGTTTCGATGTCCACGCCATCGATACGTCGGCGGCCATGGTGACACGCACGCGGGAGCGCGTGGCCACCGTGCTCGGGTGGAGTGAAGCCGTGAACCGCGTCCGCGTCGGGGCCATGGATGACCTGGCGCGCTTCGATGACGCATCCTTCGATCTCGTAGTCGCGCTCGGCGTGTACCACAACGCCCGCACCATGCAGGAATGGGACGCCGCAATCGCCGGCACCGCGCGCGTCCTCGAGCCCGCCGGCAGACTCCTCCTCAACCAGTTCACACCCGACGTCGACCTCACTGGCGCTGGTGTCCACCCCGTCGACGGACAGCCCGGCGTCTACGACGGCATGCCCGATGGCCGCGCCGTGCTCATGGACGCCGACGACCTGGATCGCGCGATCGCGCGACACGGCCTGCTGCCGGTGGTCCCGAGCGAGACCGTGCGCGTCGAGACGGAGGACGGCCGGCGCGTGAGCGTGAATGCCCTGTACCTCCGCCAGCCCTATTCAAACCGCCGTTAA
- a CDS encoding plastocyanin/azurin family copper-binding protein translates to MHISRATAAFLLIATAACSGSDGGGTTDPPATGTVSGQVTAAGTGVPGATLTLTQAATNRTATSSGTGAFSFAAVAAGSWTLGITAPAGFALAAGQAASVPVTVTGGQTATANFTLTSTLSSIRATVTASSQPRSNVTINLYNADATATRASQATNATGAAVFTALPAAGYDVEVVPPGGFQLAPGENAKKRVTTTAGAEASVGFTLAPIPGAQVVEVELTGTSFVPADITVAVGTTVRWIYRSGGPHTVTPDGHTRWTEVSLTTAGQTFEHTFTTTGVFNYYCSPHRSAGMTGVVRVQ, encoded by the coding sequence ATGCATATCTCCCGTGCGACCGCTGCTTTCCTCCTCATCGCCACGGCCGCCTGCAGCGGCAGCGACGGCGGAGGTACCACCGATCCGCCTGCGACCGGCACGGTCTCCGGCCAGGTGACGGCAGCGGGCACGGGTGTGCCGGGCGCGACTCTGACACTGACCCAGGCGGCGACTAACCGGACGGCCACGTCGTCGGGCACGGGCGCATTCTCGTTCGCGGCCGTGGCGGCGGGATCCTGGACGCTCGGCATCACGGCGCCGGCGGGTTTCGCGCTGGCGGCGGGTCAGGCGGCGAGCGTGCCGGTGACGGTGACCGGCGGGCAGACGGCGACGGCGAACTTCACACTGACGAGCACGCTCTCGAGCATCCGGGCGACGGTGACGGCGTCGAGTCAGCCGCGGTCGAACGTAACGATCAACCTGTACAATGCGGATGCGACGGCTACGCGTGCGTCGCAGGCGACGAACGCGACGGGGGCTGCGGTGTTCACGGCGCTGCCGGCGGCCGGCTACGACGTGGAGGTGGTGCCACCGGGCGGTTTCCAGCTGGCGCCGGGCGAGAACGCGAAGAAACGGGTGACGACGACGGCGGGGGCGGAAGCCAGCGTGGGCTTCACGCTCGCGCCGATACCAGGCGCGCAGGTGGTGGAGGTGGAGCTCACGGGGACCAGCTTCGTGCCGGCGGACATCACGGTCGCGGTGGGCACGACGGTGCGGTGGATCTATCGCAGCGGCGGGCCGCACACGGTGACGCCGGACGGACACACGCGCTGGACGGAGGTGTCGCTGACGACAGCCGGACAGACGTTCGAGCACACATTCACGACCACCGGTGTGTTCAACTACTACTGTAGCCCCCATCGCAGTGCCGGCATGACGGGCGTGGTACGCGTGCAATGA
- a CDS encoding plastocyanin/azurin family copper-binding protein, translating to MSTRRCTPATRGFIATTALLLSAALWTPPAPLAVSAAPLHAQSLLEQPPNLGGTWTAAPGVLHFNFLHRFQATDAPARKVLNSPTFLLSVGLPRRLALGARYATNSLVRTGFPNEWELFGRWQALSQQAGSPLDAAVHAGWNQVAGSADGELTLARTFGRMRVLAAARGFSDAYHTGAARAAIAGGATISLHEWVSVAGDIGTLIDVDDSEPAWSAGLQLRIPYSPHTLSLHASNANSTTLQGASRGVDAVLWGFEFTVPFTPSRYFGGRSAAGAAPADTGRIAAEVTMTDRLLFAPDTVVIRAGSAVRWTNASVLPHTVTADPAKAARAGNVQLPAGAKTFDSGDMPQGAVFVHTFTVPGTYRYVCIPHELAAMVGVVVVQP from the coding sequence GTGTCGACGAGGCGGTGCACGCCGGCGACGCGCGGGTTCATTGCGACGACGGCGCTGCTGCTGTCGGCGGCGCTGTGGACGCCGCCGGCACCACTGGCGGTGTCGGCAGCGCCGCTGCATGCGCAGTCGCTGCTCGAGCAGCCGCCGAACCTGGGCGGGACGTGGACCGCGGCGCCGGGCGTCCTGCACTTCAATTTCCTGCATCGCTTTCAGGCGACGGATGCCCCCGCACGCAAGGTGCTGAACTCGCCGACGTTCCTGCTGTCGGTGGGTCTGCCACGCCGCCTGGCGCTCGGTGCGCGTTACGCGACGAACTCGCTGGTGCGCACGGGATTCCCGAACGAGTGGGAGCTGTTCGGACGCTGGCAGGCGCTGTCGCAGCAGGCGGGCTCACCACTCGACGCGGCCGTGCACGCGGGCTGGAACCAGGTGGCCGGCAGCGCGGACGGTGAGCTCACGCTGGCGCGCACGTTCGGGCGCATGCGGGTGCTCGCGGCGGCGCGCGGCTTCTCCGATGCGTATCATACCGGCGCCGCACGCGCGGCGATCGCGGGTGGTGCGACGATCTCGCTCCACGAGTGGGTGTCGGTCGCGGGCGACATCGGCACACTGATCGACGTCGATGACAGCGAGCCGGCATGGAGCGCGGGCCTCCAGCTGCGGATCCCGTACTCGCCTCACACGCTGTCACTGCACGCGTCGAACGCGAACTCGACCACACTCCAGGGCGCGTCGCGCGGCGTCGATGCCGTGCTCTGGGGCTTCGAGTTCACCGTCCCATTCACGCCCAGCCGCTATTTCGGCGGCCGCAGCGCGGCAGGTGCGGCGCCTGCGGACACCGGCCGCATCGCGGCCGAAGTGACGATGACGGACCGGCTGCTGTTCGCGCCGGACACCGTCGTGATCCGCGCGGGGAGCGCCGTGCGCTGGACGAACGCGTCGGTGCTGCCGCATACCGTGACGGCCGACCCCGCAAAGGCGGCGCGCGCGGGCAACGTTCAGCTGCCCGCTGGTGCGAAGACGTTCGATTCGGGCGACATGCCGCAGGGCGCCGTGTTCGTCCACACGTTCACCGTGCCGGGCACATACCGTTACGTCTGCATCCCGCACGAGCTCGCGGCCATGGTCGGTGTCGTGGTGGTGCAGCCATGA
- a CDS encoding plastocyanin/azurin family copper-binding protein: MKRIAFIAAVLLTACVSEAPEPTDPGTGDVTIDMTSQLTFAPAAAQARVGQTVVWENESSMAHTVTADPALAGNPASVSLPAGAAPFASPLIGAGASFSHTFTVPGTYRYFCQPHEGAGMIGTIVVVP; encoded by the coding sequence ATGAAACGAATCGCATTCATCGCGGCGGTACTGCTGACCGCGTGCGTATCCGAGGCGCCGGAGCCGACCGACCCCGGGACGGGTGATGTGACGATCGACATGACGTCACAGCTCACGTTTGCGCCGGCCGCCGCGCAGGCGCGCGTCGGGCAGACGGTGGTCTGGGAGAACGAATCCTCGATGGCCCACACCGTCACCGCCGATCCGGCCCTCGCCGGCAACCCCGCCAGCGTCTCCCTGCCCGCTGGCGCTGCGCCGTTCGCGTCGCCGCTCATCGGCGCAGGCGCCAGCTTCAGTCACACGTTCACCGTTCCGGGGACCTACCGGTACTTCTGCCAGCCGCACGAGGGGGCCGGCATGATCGGGACGATCGTCGTGGTGCCGTAA